The uncultured Hyphomonas sp. genome includes a window with the following:
- the pdhA gene encoding pyruvate dehydrogenase (acetyl-transferring) E1 component subunit alpha — translation MATKPKSSKKAPAKAGKAEILKYYRDMLLIRRFEEKAGQLYGMGKVAGFCHLYIGQEAVVTGVQACLKDGDQVITGYRDHGHMLACGMDPKGVMAELTGRIGGLSKGKGGSMHMFSKEKNFFGGHGIVGAQVPIGTGLGFANKYRGNDHVSVAYFGDGASNQGQVYESFNMASLWDLPVVYVIENNMYAMGTSVDRASAETELFKRGISFEIEGEEVDGMDVLAVREAGERAVKYARSGKGPYILEMKTYRYRGHSMSDPAKYRKREEVDDVRSHHDPIDGLKKHILEAGHADEAELKKIDNDIKAIVKEAADFSLESPEPDPSDLWTDVLKEAEVA, via the coding sequence ATGGCTACGAAACCTAAGAGTTCAAAAAAGGCACCCGCTAAGGCGGGTAAAGCCGAAATTCTCAAATACTACCGCGACATGCTCCTCATCCGGCGTTTCGAGGAGAAAGCCGGCCAGCTTTACGGCATGGGCAAGGTTGCGGGTTTTTGTCACCTCTATATCGGGCAGGAAGCCGTCGTGACCGGCGTACAGGCCTGTCTGAAGGATGGCGACCAGGTCATCACGGGCTATCGCGATCATGGCCACATGCTGGCCTGCGGCATGGATCCGAAAGGCGTCATGGCCGAACTCACCGGACGCATCGGCGGCCTGTCGAAGGGCAAGGGCGGCTCCATGCACATGTTCTCGAAGGAGAAGAACTTCTTCGGCGGCCATGGCATCGTCGGGGCGCAGGTGCCGATCGGCACAGGGCTTGGCTTCGCGAACAAGTATCGCGGCAATGACCATGTCTCGGTCGCTTATTTCGGTGATGGCGCCTCGAACCAGGGCCAGGTTTATGAGTCCTTCAACATGGCGTCCCTGTGGGACCTTCCGGTCGTCTATGTGATCGAGAACAACATGTACGCCATGGGTACGAGCGTGGACCGCGCATCTGCCGAGACGGAACTCTTCAAGCGCGGCATCTCCTTCGAAATCGAAGGCGAGGAAGTCGACGGCATGGATGTGCTGGCCGTGCGGGAAGCCGGTGAACGTGCCGTGAAGTATGCGCGCTCCGGCAAGGGGCCCTACATTCTCGAAATGAAGACCTACCGCTATCGCGGCCACTCCATGTCCGACCCGGCGAAATATCGCAAACGGGAAGAGGTGGACGACGTGCGTAGCCACCACGATCCGATTGATGGCCTGAAGAAGCACATACTGGAAGCCGGTCATGCCGATGAAGCCGAGCTCAAGAAGATCGACAATGACATCAAGGCAATCGTGAAGGAGGCTGCAGACTTCTCTCTCGAAAGCCCGGAGCCTGACCCGAGCGACCTGTGGACCGATGTTCTCAAAGAGGCGGAGGTCGCGTGA
- a CDS encoding pyruvate dehydrogenase complex E1 component subunit beta produces the protein MSVDILMPALSPTMEEGTLSKWLKKEGDTVSSGDVIAEIETDKATMEVEAVDEGTLAKILVPEGTEGVKVNSVIAVLAEEGEDAGSVEAKKSPDSSPVPETEKKDEAPASEGAAAPDAPEVEVLSDPSIPEGTSFTETTVRDALRDAMAEEMRRDEDVFLMGEEVAQYQGAYKVSRELLQEFGDRRVVDTPITEHGFAGLGVGAAFAGLKPIVEFMTFNFAMQAIDQIVNSAAKTLYMSGGQMGCPIVFRGPNGAAARVGAQHSQDYSSWYGHIPGLKVVAPYDAADAKGLLKAAIRDPNPVIFLEHELLYGHSFPVPDLDDHVLPIGKAAIKRQGTDVTLVAHSRMVGFALEAAEKLAEQGIDAEVVDLRTIRPLDTATVIESVKKTNRIVCCEEGWRFMGVGAEIAATVTAEAFDYLDAPPARVHQKDVPLPYAANLEALSLPNADDIVEAALKVCYVK, from the coding sequence ATGTCCGTTGATATTCTCATGCCCGCCCTGTCTCCGACGATGGAGGAGGGCACGCTTTCGAAATGGCTCAAGAAGGAAGGCGACACTGTCTCTTCCGGCGATGTCATTGCCGAGATCGAAACCGACAAGGCGACGATGGAAGTCGAAGCCGTCGATGAAGGCACGCTCGCCAAGATCCTCGTGCCGGAAGGCACTGAAGGGGTGAAGGTCAACTCGGTGATCGCCGTGCTGGCGGAAGAGGGTGAAGATGCCGGTAGCGTCGAGGCAAAAAAGTCGCCTGACAGCAGCCCCGTGCCTGAAACCGAAAAGAAAGATGAAGCGCCCGCCTCCGAAGGCGCCGCTGCGCCGGATGCACCAGAGGTCGAAGTGCTCTCGGATCCTTCAATTCCGGAAGGTACCAGCTTTACAGAGACAACCGTCCGCGACGCGCTGCGTGACGCCATGGCCGAGGAAATGCGGCGGGATGAGGACGTCTTCCTGATGGGCGAGGAAGTCGCCCAGTATCAGGGCGCCTACAAAGTCTCCCGCGAACTGTTGCAGGAATTCGGTGACCGCCGTGTGGTCGATACGCCGATCACGGAGCATGGCTTTGCCGGCCTCGGCGTCGGTGCGGCCTTTGCGGGCCTGAAGCCGATTGTCGAATTCATGACCTTCAACTTCGCCATGCAGGCAATCGACCAGATTGTGAACTCGGCGGCCAAGACGCTCTATATGTCCGGCGGGCAGATGGGCTGTCCCATCGTGTTCCGCGGCCCGAATGGCGCAGCCGCCCGCGTCGGCGCGCAGCACAGCCAGGACTATTCCTCCTGGTATGGTCATATTCCGGGCCTGAAAGTGGTGGCGCCTTATGACGCCGCCGATGCGAAGGGCCTGCTGAAGGCAGCCATCCGCGATCCGAACCCGGTGATCTTCCTGGAACATGAACTACTCTACGGCCATTCCTTCCCGGTGCCGGATCTGGATGACCATGTCCTGCCGATCGGCAAGGCGGCCATCAAGCGTCAGGGCACGGATGTGACACTGGTCGCGCATTCCCGCATGGTCGGCTTCGCGCTGGAAGCTGCCGAGAAACTGGCAGAGCAGGGGATCGACGCCGAAGTCGTCGACCTGCGCACCATCCGCCCGCTCGACACGGCCACCGTGATCGAAAGTGTGAAGAAGACGAACCGCATCGTCTGCTGTGAGGAAGGCTGGCGCTTCATGGGCGTCGGCGCGGAGATCGCCGCCACCGTCACCGCCGAAGCCTTCGATTATCTAGACGCCCCGCCGGCCCGCGTGCACCAGAAAGATGTGCCGCTGCCCTACGCCGCCAACCTCGAAGCCCTGAGCCTGCCGAACGCCGACGATATCGTCGAGGCGGCGCTCAAGGTCTGCTACGTGAAGTAA
- a CDS encoding pyruvate dehydrogenase complex dihydrolipoamide acetyltransferase has product MSINITMPALSPTMEEGTLSKWLVKEGDTISSGDIIAEIETDKATMEVEAVDEGTVAKLLVDAGTEGVKVNAVIAVLAEEGEDASSVEVPDAKAAPEPAKEPPKEAKKESSEDTPKSDKVTAKSDVVMDKSGKVGGSQGKKELATTPLPSANTADGRIKASPLARRIADMKGIDLSDISGTGPRGRIIKRDVENAKPSAVPSAASAAAPKPDGLILPQVLDDRIYAPDSYELKPLDGMRKTVARRLTESFMQVPHFPLNVDLNLDRLLASRSAINAAAQKGIKISVNDMLIKAAALALIDEPDCNASYTDKGIAYHKHANVSVAVAIDGGLITPVIFEAEEKGLSEISKEMKDLAERARERKLKPQEYTGGTFSISNLGMFGIKSFASIINPPEGMILSVGAGEKRAVVNAKGNVEAATIMSVTLTCDHRVVGGAEGAKWLQAFKRYVETPEAMLL; this is encoded by the coding sequence ATGTCCATCAACATCACCATGCCGGCGCTCTCTCCCACGATGGAAGAAGGCACGCTATCCAAATGGCTCGTCAAGGAAGGGGACACGATCTCCTCAGGCGACATCATCGCCGAGATCGAGACCGACAAGGCCACGATGGAAGTCGAGGCCGTGGATGAAGGCACGGTCGCCAAACTCCTGGTCGATGCCGGAACCGAAGGCGTGAAGGTCAACGCCGTCATCGCCGTCCTGGCAGAAGAGGGCGAGGATGCCAGCTCGGTCGAAGTGCCGGATGCGAAGGCCGCACCGGAGCCCGCCAAGGAGCCTCCTAAAGAGGCAAAGAAAGAGTCATCTGAAGACACGCCGAAGTCAGACAAAGTCACGGCGAAGTCCGATGTGGTCATGGATAAGTCCGGTAAGGTCGGTGGCAGTCAGGGCAAAAAAGAGCTCGCGACCACGCCGCTGCCGTCCGCAAACACCGCTGACGGGCGCATCAAGGCGAGCCCGCTGGCGCGCCGGATTGCGGACATGAAAGGCATCGACCTGTCAGACATTTCAGGTACGGGCCCGCGCGGCCGGATTATCAAGCGCGACGTGGAAAACGCGAAGCCAAGTGCCGTGCCATCTGCAGCATCTGCAGCAGCGCCGAAGCCGGATGGCCTGATCCTGCCGCAGGTCCTCGACGACCGTATCTACGCGCCGGACAGCTATGAGCTGAAACCGCTCGACGGCATGCGCAAGACGGTGGCCCGCCGCCTGACCGAAAGCTTCATGCAGGTTCCGCACTTCCCGCTGAATGTTGACCTCAACCTCGACCGTCTGCTCGCCTCGCGATCTGCAATAAATGCAGCAGCACAGAAGGGGATCAAGATCTCGGTCAACGACATGCTGATCAAGGCCGCGGCCCTCGCCCTGATCGACGAGCCGGACTGCAATGCCAGCTACACCGACAAGGGCATCGCCTATCACAAGCACGCAAATGTCTCGGTCGCCGTCGCCATTGATGGCGGCCTGATAACGCCGGTGATTTTTGAGGCGGAAGAAAAAGGCCTCTCCGAGATTTCGAAGGAAATGAAGGATCTGGCAGAGCGCGCCCGGGAGCGTAAACTGAAGCCGCAGGAATATACCGGCGGGACGTTCTCGATCTCGAATCTCGGCATGTTCGGCATCAAATCCTTTGCCTCGATCATCAATCCGCCGGAGGGCATGATCCTCTCCGTCGGCGCCGGCGAGAAGCGCGCTGTGGTCAACGCCAAGGGCAATGTCGAGGCCGCCACCATCATGAGCGTCACGCTCACCTGCGACCACCGCGTTGTTGGCGGCGCAGAGGGCGCCAAATGGCTGCAGGCCTTCAAGCGCTACGTTGAAACGCCTGAAGCGATGCTCCTCTAG
- the lpdA gene encoding dihydrolipoyl dehydrogenase, with amino-acid sequence MSTQYDLIVIGSGPGGYVTAIRATQLGLKTAIVERDALGGICLNWGCIPTKALLRSAEVLYLAKHAKDFGLVIDKADFDLEAVVKRSRGVANQLSNGVKFLMKKNKIDVLEGTARLEKGAPAPKVIVKGKDGKDTSYQSKHVILATGARARDIPQAGLVADGKLVWTYREAMTPDVMPKRLLVIGSGAIGIEFASFYNELGAETTVVEVMDRILPVEDEEISKHAEKEFKKQGMKILTGTQVGNLKPGKNTVTAEITGKDGKKESQEFDRVILAVGIVGNVEDLGLEALGAKIEKTHVVVDGHGKTGVPGLYAIGDLTGPPWLAHKASHEGVMCVEGIAGKGHGEKFDPWNVPGCTYSHPQVASVGLTEKAAKEKGYDIKVGRFPFIGNGKAIALGAPDGFVKTVFDKKTGELLGAHMVGAEVTELIQGYVIARQGELTEQDLAHTVFPHPTLSEMMHESVLDAEGRVLHT; translated from the coding sequence ATGAGTACCCAATACGACCTCATCGTGATCGGTTCCGGTCCCGGCGGCTATGTGACCGCGATCCGGGCTACGCAGCTTGGCCTGAAGACGGCTATCGTCGAGCGCGATGCCCTTGGCGGCATCTGCCTCAACTGGGGCTGTATCCCCACCAAGGCGCTGCTGCGTTCGGCTGAGGTGCTGTATCTTGCGAAACACGCCAAGGATTTCGGGCTCGTCATCGACAAGGCGGACTTCGATTTGGAAGCGGTCGTAAAGCGCTCTCGCGGCGTGGCGAACCAGCTGTCGAACGGCGTGAAGTTCCTCATGAAGAAGAACAAGATCGACGTTCTGGAAGGCACTGCACGCCTTGAGAAAGGGGCGCCTGCGCCGAAAGTCATCGTGAAGGGCAAGGACGGGAAGGATACATCGTACCAGTCCAAGCACGTCATCCTCGCCACCGGCGCCCGCGCGCGTGACATCCCGCAGGCTGGCCTCGTTGCGGACGGCAAACTTGTCTGGACCTATCGCGAAGCCATGACGCCTGATGTGATGCCGAAGCGGCTGCTGGTCATCGGCTCCGGTGCCATCGGGATCGAGTTTGCGAGCTTCTATAACGAGCTGGGTGCGGAGACGACTGTCGTCGAAGTCATGGACCGCATCCTGCCGGTGGAAGACGAGGAAATCTCGAAGCATGCCGAGAAGGAATTCAAGAAGCAGGGAATGAAGATCCTGACCGGCACGCAGGTCGGCAATTTGAAGCCCGGCAAGAATACCGTCACCGCCGAGATCACCGGCAAGGATGGTAAGAAGGAGTCGCAGGAATTTGACCGCGTCATCCTGGCCGTCGGCATCGTGGGCAATGTCGAGGATCTCGGCCTTGAGGCCCTCGGCGCAAAGATCGAGAAAACCCACGTTGTGGTCGACGGCCATGGCAAGACCGGCGTGCCCGGCCTCTATGCCATTGGCGACCTGACCGGTCCTCCCTGGCTCGCCCATAAGGCCAGCCATGAAGGCGTTATGTGCGTTGAGGGTATCGCCGGCAAAGGCCATGGTGAGAAGTTCGATCCGTGGAACGTGCCCGGCTGCACCTATTCGCACCCGCAGGTCGCCAGCGTCGGCCTCACGGAGAAGGCGGCGAAGGAGAAAGGCTACGACATCAAGGTCGGCCGCTTCCCCTTCATCGGCAACGGCAAAGCCATTGCCCTCGGCGCACCGGATGGGTTCGTGAAGACAGTCTTCGACAAGAAAACCGGTGAGCTGCTCGGCGCGCACATGGTCGGCGCGGAAGTGACTGAGCTGATCCAGGGCTATGTCATTGCCCGGCAGGGCGAGCTGACGGAACAGGACCTCGCGCACACTGTCTTCCCACACCCAACGCTGTCGGAAATGATGCACGAATCCGTGCTCGATGCAGAAGGCCGTGTTCTCCACACCTAA
- a CDS encoding DUF2891 domain-containing protein, with the protein MTEPAADLPEPREGVVTDRFARLALACVHKEYPNKIGHLMNSDADAGTPREFHPAFYGCFDWHSSVHGHWLLVRILNTDPDTPYRPAIIDALSQSFTPENITGELAYFESPDRAGFERPYGQAWFLQLMGELREADFPEAATWVETLTPLEDQIEANTSAWLDKLVYPIRIGTHNQTAFAFGLMLDWADMADRMQFREKLAAKVLGFYEKDVNCPLAYEPSGEDFLSPCLMEADLMRRVMGTEQYAAWLSLFLPQIPVDGSADWLEPGMVLDPSDGKLVHLDGVNLSRAWALEGIASALPPSDPRRAALLAAAARHKETGIAAVSDTHYSGSHWLASFATYLETQRGIRSQ; encoded by the coding sequence GTGACTGAACCTGCCGCAGACCTGCCGGAACCGAGGGAAGGCGTGGTCACAGACCGTTTCGCGCGTCTCGCGCTTGCCTGCGTTCACAAGGAATACCCGAACAAGATCGGGCACCTCATGAATTCCGATGCTGATGCCGGTACACCTCGGGAATTCCACCCGGCCTTCTACGGCTGCTTCGACTGGCATTCATCGGTACATGGTCACTGGCTGCTTGTGCGCATTCTCAACACCGATCCGGACACGCCTTACCGTCCGGCGATCATCGACGCGCTGTCGCAAAGTTTCACACCGGAAAACATTACTGGCGAACTGGCCTACTTCGAGTCGCCAGACCGAGCGGGCTTCGAACGTCCCTATGGCCAGGCCTGGTTCCTGCAGCTGATGGGCGAGCTGCGCGAAGCTGATTTCCCGGAGGCCGCAACCTGGGTCGAAACCCTCACTCCGCTGGAAGACCAGATAGAGGCGAATACGTCAGCCTGGCTCGACAAACTGGTTTATCCGATCCGCATTGGCACCCACAATCAGACGGCCTTCGCGTTCGGCCTCATGCTGGATTGGGCGGATATGGCAGATCGCATGCAATTCCGGGAGAAGCTGGCCGCCAAGGTGCTGGGCTTCTACGAGAAAGACGTAAACTGCCCGCTAGCCTATGAACCTTCGGGCGAGGACTTCCTGTCGCCCTGCCTGATGGAAGCAGACCTCATGCGCCGCGTTATGGGCACAGAGCAATATGCCGCCTGGCTGAGCCTGTTCCTGCCACAGATCCCGGTGGATGGCAGCGCCGACTGGCTGGAGCCCGGCATGGTGCTCGACCCGTCGGACGGCAAACTCGTCCACCTCGATGGTGTGAATCTCTCCCGTGCCTGGGCGCTTGAGGGCATCGCCTCAGCCCTGCCTCCAAGCGACCCCCGACGGGCCGCGTTGCTGGCCGCTGCAGCGCGCCATAAGGAAACCGGTATCGCGGCCGTCAGCGACACGCACTATTCGGGTAGCCACTGGCTCGCGAGCTTTGCGACCTATCTCGAAACCCAGCGGGGCATTCGCAGTCAATGA
- a CDS encoding Nramp family divalent metal transporter, translated as MKLPFGPGALVAAAFIGPGTVTACTLAGANFGYALIWALVFATIATMVLQDMAARLGIASGKGLGEALIAPGTPIVLKWLSVALVMAALALGNAAYEAGNLSGGALGAGAAFGLPETAQRGIVWALAALAAVVILIGRYKLLERLLVGLVILMSLAFAGSLFLVRPDVTQMFMGLRPGLPEGSLLTAIALIGTTIVPYNLFLHAASVREKWPEGGPEALRAASADTRASIGLGGLISILILSTAAASLFGSGMQIQGAADMAASLEPAYGPLARLLVGAGLLAAGLSSAVTAPIATAYAVCEVTGLRNRGQAFRGIALAVLAIGTIVASLGLKPVNLILVAQVANGILLPIVAVFLIVTMNRKSILGEHVNGLWSNILGSIVVLIASGFGLRLVLRAFGVWP; from the coding sequence ATGAAACTGCCTTTCGGCCCCGGAGCGCTCGTTGCGGCCGCCTTCATAGGGCCGGGTACCGTCACCGCCTGTACGCTGGCTGGCGCAAACTTTGGCTACGCCCTGATCTGGGCGCTGGTCTTTGCGACCATCGCGACCATGGTTTTGCAGGACATGGCAGCCCGACTGGGTATCGCCAGCGGCAAAGGGCTGGGCGAGGCACTTATCGCGCCCGGAACGCCAATCGTACTGAAATGGCTGTCAGTGGCTCTGGTTATGGCGGCATTGGCCCTAGGTAATGCTGCATATGAAGCGGGTAATCTCTCCGGCGGTGCTCTGGGGGCAGGGGCCGCGTTTGGTTTGCCAGAAACAGCCCAGCGCGGGATTGTCTGGGCACTCGCGGCACTGGCGGCGGTGGTTATTCTGATCGGGCGCTACAAGCTGCTGGAGCGGCTTCTGGTCGGATTGGTCATCCTGATGAGCCTCGCATTTGCAGGCAGCCTGTTTCTGGTTCGCCCGGATGTAACGCAAATGTTCATGGGCCTCAGGCCGGGTTTGCCGGAAGGCAGTCTTCTGACGGCAATTGCCCTCATCGGGACAACGATCGTTCCCTATAATCTCTTCCTGCACGCAGCCTCCGTCCGCGAGAAATGGCCGGAGGGCGGGCCCGAAGCGCTACGCGCCGCCAGCGCGGACACGCGTGCCTCGATTGGCCTTGGCGGGTTGATCTCGATCCTGATCCTTTCAACGGCTGCGGCCAGCCTCTTCGGCTCAGGTATGCAGATACAAGGGGCAGCCGATATGGCCGCAAGTCTGGAGCCGGCCTATGGGCCGCTGGCACGCCTGCTGGTTGGCGCAGGCCTTTTGGCGGCAGGCTTGTCATCTGCGGTGACAGCCCCGATTGCGACGGCGTACGCTGTTTGTGAGGTCACCGGTCTGCGCAATCGCGGACAGGCATTCCGGGGAATCGCTTTGGCCGTCCTTGCCATCGGAACAATCGTTGCGTCGCTCGGTCTGAAGCCAGTGAACCTGATCTTGGTCGCCCAGGTTGCGAATGGTATCTTGCTGCCGATCGTCGCTGTGTTTCTGATTGTCACAATGAACCGGAAATCCATTCTCGGGGAGCATGTGAATGGTCTCTGGAGCAACATTCTGGGGAGCATCGTTGTTCTGATTGCCAGTGGCTTTGGATTGAGACTTGTTCTCCGGGCATTCGGAGTCTGGCCATGA
- the pxpA gene encoding 5-oxoprolinase subunit PxpA: MRSSICLNADVGELPGPEGRALDRAILDVVTRCSIACGGHAGDDETMEATIRAGHARGVRIGAHPSYPDREGFGRSRANIGDEDLFRSLMSQVRTLKAIARERNAVIAHLKPHGALYNDAAKSEPLAERVVSLCLETDIPELIGPPESELEASAKRAGLVFVPEAFADRSYEADGSLTPRTMEGALITDDARQLEQVLNLIETGHVTARTGEMIKVSADTICLHGDTPGAARAAHLLKTSLLDRGVTIEA; encoded by the coding sequence ATGAGGTCTTCGATTTGTCTGAACGCAGATGTGGGCGAATTGCCGGGGCCTGAAGGCCGGGCACTTGATCGGGCAATCCTGGATGTCGTGACCCGATGCAGTATCGCTTGCGGAGGTCATGCTGGAGATGACGAAACGATGGAGGCAACTATCCGCGCCGGGCATGCCCGGGGCGTGAGAATTGGCGCACACCCGTCTTATCCTGACCGTGAAGGTTTCGGCCGGTCACGGGCAAACATCGGTGATGAAGACCTTTTCCGTTCCCTGATGTCCCAGGTCAGGACGTTGAAAGCGATCGCTCGGGAACGAAACGCGGTGATTGCTCACCTCAAGCCGCATGGCGCTTTATACAATGACGCAGCGAAGAGTGAGCCCCTCGCAGAACGCGTGGTCTCCCTGTGCCTCGAAACGGATATACCGGAACTTATCGGGCCGCCGGAGTCAGAGCTGGAAGCGAGCGCAAAACGGGCTGGCCTTGTTTTTGTCCCTGAGGCATTTGCGGACCGGTCTTATGAGGCCGATGGCAGCCTGACGCCCCGGACCATGGAAGGGGCATTGATCACCGATGATGCCCGCCAGTTGGAACAGGTCCTCAATTTGATTGAGACCGGACATGTCACTGCGCGCACAGGAGAAATGATCAAAGTGTCAGCCGATACAATTTGTCTGCACGGAGATACGCCCGGTGCTGCCCGTGCAGCGCACCTCCTCAAGACGTCTTTGCTGGACCGCGGCGTAACGATCGAGGCGTGA
- a CDS encoding carboxyltransferase domain-containing protein yields MIDCDIALLGDDAVSLRPAYREHRHTLAQSLREGGRWVDVVPGKEVVAVRFDPLVTAPAEAIAGLEDWLKNYDGQSSGAGEPIELVLDISAANAPDLEALAQQNKLSPEAFLQKVIQSDLVVDMLGFTPGFAYVDGVDKSLVAERLSVPRVKVPAGSVGLLSGQIGLYALEGPGGWPIIGRLNEKLFDAEKRNPFLLQAGQPISLKLAAS; encoded by the coding sequence ATGATCGATTGCGATATTGCTCTTCTCGGCGATGACGCGGTGTCCCTGCGACCGGCCTATAGAGAGCATCGCCATACGCTTGCGCAGTCTCTGCGCGAAGGCGGGCGCTGGGTGGATGTCGTGCCTGGAAAAGAGGTTGTGGCTGTGCGGTTCGACCCTCTGGTCACGGCGCCTGCAGAAGCAATTGCCGGTCTTGAAGATTGGTTGAAAAACTATGATGGGCAGTCATCCGGAGCAGGGGAGCCGATAGAGCTCGTATTGGACATATCCGCCGCAAATGCTCCGGACCTTGAAGCCCTGGCTCAACAGAACAAATTGTCGCCGGAGGCATTCCTGCAGAAAGTTATTCAGAGCGATCTGGTCGTGGACATGCTCGGTTTCACCCCGGGCTTTGCCTATGTCGACGGTGTGGATAAGAGCCTGGTGGCAGAACGCCTATCCGTACCCAGAGTAAAGGTGCCAGCCGGTTCGGTAGGACTACTGAGTGGTCAGATCGGATTGTATGCTCTCGAAGGGCCGGGCGGTTGGCCGATTATTGGCCGCCTGAACGAAAAGCTGTTCGACGCAGAGAAACGAAATCCGTTCCTGCTGCAGGCGGGGCAACCGATTTCCCTGAAGCTGGCAGCCAGTTGA
- a CDS encoding biotin-dependent carboxyltransferase family protein — MSFIVLKPGLQTTLQASPRHGFRHMGVPASGPADPLSMALANRLVGNRSDTCSLEIPYGVFSLEAKAEAKIAVTGAPVAVLIDGNVAPMHKTLSVRAGDAIELGPAETGARVYLSVAGGFTGNAFLGSTSTYLPAGFGGQEGRALKNGDVLSVCNPDTNPVDLETPEQMRQVFSHGFALRCAPGPDEDLIAGWDRIQDFVASRRADRTGIEVTGSWPQLQNSALKPSAPIFPGGIQLTPSGAAFVLLQDAQTTGGYPHVLQVAHADQHLLGQIRPGDRIQFLKRTPEEAAEDLREKVAYFRDWLPDLHL; from the coding sequence ATGAGCTTCATTGTACTAAAACCGGGGCTTCAAACGACGCTGCAAGCATCGCCACGACATGGATTTCGTCATATGGGCGTGCCGGCGTCGGGGCCCGCAGATCCTCTCTCCATGGCGCTTGCAAACAGATTGGTCGGCAATCGTTCGGATACTTGCTCGCTGGAAATTCCGTACGGTGTATTTTCGCTGGAAGCAAAGGCGGAAGCAAAAATTGCGGTGACGGGCGCCCCGGTAGCAGTCCTGATAGATGGCAATGTCGCGCCGATGCACAAGACTCTTTCGGTGCGGGCAGGGGACGCGATAGAGCTCGGTCCGGCTGAAACAGGCGCACGAGTATATCTGTCTGTCGCGGGTGGCTTCACGGGGAACGCATTTCTGGGAAGCACGTCGACCTATCTGCCAGCCGGGTTTGGCGGACAGGAAGGGCGTGCGCTCAAGAACGGAGATGTGCTTTCCGTATGTAACCCAGACACCAACCCGGTTGATCTGGAGACGCCTGAACAAATGCGGCAGGTCTTTTCTCACGGATTCGCGTTGCGGTGTGCCCCGGGGCCGGATGAAGACCTGATTGCCGGCTGGGATCGCATACAGGATTTCGTGGCCTCACGCCGCGCTGACAGAACCGGCATTGAAGTCACGGGCTCCTGGCCACAATTGCAGAATTCAGCACTGAAACCGAGCGCGCCCATATTTCCCGGTGGGATCCAGCTTACGCCATCCGGCGCGGCTTTCGTCCTGCTACAGGACGCGCAGACCACGGGCGGCTACCCACACGTTCTACAGGTCGCTCATGCCGACCAGCACCTGCTCGGGCAAATCCGGCCGGGTGACCGAATTCAGTTCCTGAAAAGGACTCCTGAAGAAGCGGCAGAAGATCTGCGGGAGAAGGTGGCGTACTTCAGAGACTGGTTACCTGATTTGCATCTCTAA
- the ccoS gene encoding cbb3-type cytochrome oxidase assembly protein CcoS, which yields MSGILFLIPIALFMGLLGLGAFIWSVRSGQFDDPVGSANRILIDDEDKPL from the coding sequence ATGAGCGGTATTCTCTTTCTCATCCCGATTGCCCTTTTCATGGGCCTGCTCGGATTGGGCGCGTTCATCTGGTCTGTGCGTTCGGGGCAATTCGATGATCCCGTTGGGTCTGCCAATCGCATCCTCATCGATGATGAAGACAAACCGCTTTAG